A stretch of Mus musculus strain C57BL/6J chromosome 19, GRCm38.p6 C57BL/6J DNA encodes these proteins:
- the Bloc1s2 gene encoding biogenesis of lysosome-related organelles complex 1 subunit 2 isoform X1: protein MAAAAEGVPATRREEQPPRDDAAVETAEEAKEPAEADINELCRDMFSKMATYLTGELTATSEDYKLLENMNKLTSLKYLEMKDIAINISRNLKDLNQKYAELQPYLDQINMIEEQVAALEQAAYKLDAYSKKLEVSRGHRTPWNWSYKWS from the exons ATGGCGGCGGCTGCGGAGGGCGTCCCGGCGACGCGACGGGAGGAGCAGCCACCTCGAG ATGATGCTGCGGTGGAGACAGCCGAGGAAGCAAAGGAGCCTGCCGAAGCTGACATCAATGAGCTCTGCCGGGACATGTTCTCCAAAATGGCCACATATTTGACTGGGGAACTGACAG CCACCAGTGAAGACTACAAACTCCTGGAAAATATGAATAAGCTAACAAGCTTGAAGTACCTTGAAATGAAAGATATTGCTATCAACATCAGCAGAAACCTGAAGGACTTAAACCAGAAAT ATGCTGAACTACAGCCATATCTGGACCAGATCAACATGATTGAGGAGCAGGTGGCAGCTCTGGAGCAGGCAGCCTACAAGCTCGATGCTTATTCAAAAAAACTGG AAGTCAGCAGGGGGCATCGgaccccctggaattggagttacaagtggtcCTGA
- the Bloc1s2 gene encoding biogenesis of lysosome-related organelles complex 1 subunit 2, giving the protein MAAAAEGVPATRREEQPPRDDAAVETAEEAKEPAEADINELCRDMFSKMATYLTGELTATSEDYKLLENMNKLTSLKYLEMKDIAINISRNLKDLNQKYAELQPYLDQINMIEEQVAALEQAAYKLDAYSKKLEAKYKKLEKR; this is encoded by the exons ATGGCGGCGGCTGCGGAGGGCGTCCCGGCGACGCGACGGGAGGAGCAGCCACCTCGAG ATGATGCTGCGGTGGAGACAGCCGAGGAAGCAAAGGAGCCTGCCGAAGCTGACATCAATGAGCTCTGCCGGGACATGTTCTCCAAAATGGCCACATATTTGACTGGGGAACTGACAG CCACCAGTGAAGACTACAAACTCCTGGAAAATATGAATAAGCTAACAAGCTTGAAGTACCTTGAAATGAAAGATATTGCTATCAACATCAGCAGAAACCTGAAGGACTTAAACCAGAAAT ATGCTGAACTACAGCCATATCTGGACCAGATCAACATGATTGAGGAGCAGGTGGCAGCTCTGGAGCAGGCAGCCTACAAGCTCGATGCTTATTCAAAAAAACTGG